A genomic window from Aurantimicrobium photophilum includes:
- a CDS encoding UPF0182 family protein, whose protein sequence is MSNATPTPGRLGTRRPLAITIGVLVVLLIAFFAFASVYADVLWYKQLGYLNVLTTQWYAAAGFFVAGFIAMAVPVWLSIQIAYRRRPVYARLNSQLDRYQDVIEPLRKLLTWGVPALLGVFAGLSTATRWQLAMLSFNSVSSGQTDPQFNMDISFYLFNLPFYQAAVALFSAIVLLSGLAALITNYVYGSIAVAKRELRVAKAARIQLAVIAAIYIALQAVSIWLDQFATMTSDKGLITGAGYTDVNATIPGLQILSVIAILVALLFIVTAFTGRWRLPLVGTAMLVVAGLILTMGYPWVMQRFIVDPSERSLEEPYIARNIDLTREAYGISDVEEIPYNATTDATAGALRADAETTASIRIIDPALVSASFAQLEQFKQYYSFPEELDVDRYNIDGKSQDSVVAVRELNQAGIGSSQSWYNNTLVYTHGYGMVSAYGTERSADGQPVFLEAGIPSSGQLGKFEPRIYFGEKSPVYSIVGGTTKTKPVELDYPASGEQNEQVYTTFAGNGGPKLDNIFNRLVYALKFQSEEILLSDAVTNDSQIIYSRNPLERVKKVAPYLTLDSDPYPTVVDGKVLWVIDAYTTSENYPYSKVESLSSVISDQPEASNAFTLDNVNYIRNSVKATVDAYDGSVTLYTWDENDAVLKTWQKIYPSNIKPMSEMSAELMSHVRYPTDLFKAQRSILGQYHVTDAGSFYSSDDAWVTPNDPTAATDTTKYQSPYYLTMKVPGAETPAYSIYSTFIPKASGTSSRNVLTGYLVADADAGAEKGKRSADYGKLRLLTLPKDVTVPGPGQVQNNFNADPAVSKELNLLSQGSTNVLKGNLLTLPVGGGLLYVQPVYVQSTGNTSYPLLKKILVAFGDKIAFEDTLPLALDALFGGNAGVDDPTNGGAEAPEPDPAADNGGNTPSTNSTLNQALQAAKAALADREAARIAGDWAAYGVADAALTEALTKALAASNQ, encoded by the coding sequence GTGAGTAATGCAACACCTACCCCTGGTCGCCTGGGAACTAGAAGACCGCTCGCCATCACCATTGGTGTGTTGGTTGTTCTTCTCATCGCATTCTTTGCCTTCGCGAGTGTCTATGCGGATGTGCTCTGGTACAAGCAGCTGGGCTACCTCAACGTGCTCACTACCCAGTGGTATGCCGCAGCAGGCTTCTTTGTGGCCGGCTTCATTGCCATGGCGGTTCCAGTTTGGCTCTCTATCCAGATCGCGTATCGTCGCCGTCCGGTATATGCGCGCCTGAACTCACAGCTTGATCGCTACCAGGACGTAATTGAGCCGCTTCGGAAACTTCTCACCTGGGGTGTACCCGCACTGCTCGGTGTCTTTGCAGGTTTGTCAACGGCGACCCGTTGGCAGTTGGCCATGCTCTCTTTCAACAGTGTGTCCAGTGGTCAAACCGATCCACAGTTCAACATGGACATTTCGTTCTATCTGTTCAACTTGCCCTTCTATCAGGCCGCTGTTGCATTGTTCTCAGCCATTGTGTTGCTCTCGGGTCTTGCCGCACTGATCACCAACTATGTCTATGGCTCCATTGCCGTAGCTAAGCGTGAGCTTCGTGTGGCGAAGGCCGCACGAATTCAGCTGGCTGTGATCGCAGCTATCTACATTGCCCTTCAGGCAGTCAGCATCTGGCTTGATCAATTTGCCACGATGACGAGCGACAAAGGTTTGATCACGGGCGCCGGTTATACCGATGTCAACGCAACCATCCCCGGTCTCCAGATTCTCTCTGTCATTGCGATCTTGGTTGCTCTGCTGTTTATCGTCACCGCCTTCACTGGCCGTTGGCGCCTTCCTCTGGTGGGTACCGCAATGCTCGTTGTGGCAGGTCTCATCCTGACCATGGGATACCCCTGGGTTATGCAGCGTTTCATTGTTGACCCTTCTGAGCGCAGCTTGGAAGAGCCTTACATTGCCCGCAATATTGACCTCACTCGTGAGGCTTATGGCATCTCTGATGTGGAAGAAATTCCTTACAACGCCACCACAGATGCCACTGCAGGTGCTCTTCGTGCAGATGCTGAGACCACTGCCAGCATCCGCATCATTGACCCTGCTCTCGTGAGCGCATCTTTTGCTCAGCTTGAGCAGTTCAAGCAGTACTACTCTTTCCCAGAGGAACTCGATGTGGATCGATACAACATCGACGGTAAGAGCCAAGATTCGGTCGTTGCGGTACGTGAACTCAATCAGGCAGGTATTGGTTCTTCGCAGAGTTGGTACAACAACACACTGGTGTACACCCACGGTTACGGCATGGTCTCTGCCTATGGAACTGAGCGTTCAGCCGATGGTCAGCCTGTCTTCCTCGAAGCAGGAATTCCTTCCTCGGGCCAACTCGGTAAATTTGAACCCCGAATTTACTTTGGTGAGAAATCACCCGTGTATTCCATCGTCGGTGGAACTACCAAAACCAAGCCTGTTGAGTTGGACTACCCCGCCTCGGGTGAGCAAAACGAGCAGGTCTACACGACCTTCGCAGGTAATGGTGGACCCAAGCTGGACAACATCTTCAACCGTCTCGTCTACGCACTGAAGTTCCAAAGTGAAGAGATTCTTCTTTCGGACGCGGTCACCAATGATTCTCAGATCATCTACAGCCGCAACCCACTTGAGCGCGTCAAGAAGGTAGCTCCCTACCTGACCCTCGACTCGGACCCATACCCCACCGTGGTGGATGGCAAGGTTCTGTGGGTCATTGATGCCTACACAACCAGTGAGAACTACCCCTACTCAAAGGTGGAGTCACTCTCCTCGGTGATCAGCGACCAGCCTGAAGCATCGAATGCGTTCACACTGGATAACGTCAACTACATCCGTAACTCGGTCAAGGCAACAGTGGATGCCTATGACGGTTCTGTCACCCTCTACACCTGGGATGAAAACGACGCCGTCTTGAAGACCTGGCAGAAGATTTACCCATCCAACATCAAGCCCATGAGCGAGATGTCGGCAGAGTTGATGAGCCACGTTCGTTACCCCACCGATTTGTTCAAGGCACAGCGCTCGATCCTGGGCCAGTACCACGTGACCGATGCTGGTTCGTTCTACTCCAGCGATGACGCGTGGGTTACTCCCAACGATCCCACCGCTGCGACAGACACCACCAAGTATCAGTCGCCCTATTACCTGACGATGAAGGTGCCCGGAGCAGAGACGCCTGCCTACTCCATCTACTCCACCTTCATTCCGAAGGCTTCGGGAACCTCCAGCCGTAACGTGCTCACCGGTTACCTCGTAGCCGATGCGGATGCAGGTGCTGAGAAGGGCAAGCGCTCTGCCGATTATGGCAAGCTACGTTTGTTGACCCTGCCGAAGGATGTCACCGTTCCAGGTCCAGGACAGGTTCAGAACAACTTCAACGCTGACCCTGCCGTTTCCAAGGAACTCAACCTTCTGTCGCAAGGCTCAACCAACGTGCTGAAGGGTAACTTGCTTACTCTGCCCGTCGGTGGCGGTCTGCTCTACGTCCAGCCGGTGTATGTGCAATCCACCGGTAATACCAGTTACCCACTGCTGAAGAAGATCCTGGTTGCCTTCGGTGACAAGATTGCCTTCGAAGACACCCTGCCATTGGCGCTGGATGCACTCTTTGGCGGTAACGCTGGCGTGGATGACCCCACAAACGGGGGAGCAGAAGCTCCAGAGCCTGACCCAGCTGCTGACAATGGCGGAAACACTCCGTCGACCAACAGCACGCTAAACCAGGCGCTCCAAGCAGCTAAGGCAGCGCTCGCCGACCGTGAAGCAGCTCGCATAGCTGGTGACTGGGCTGCCTACGGCGTGGCGGATGCAGCATTGACGGAAGCTCTGACCAAAGCCCTCGCCGCCTCAAACCAGTAA